The Mytilus galloprovincialis chromosome 4, xbMytGall1.hap1.1, whole genome shotgun sequence genome contains a region encoding:
- the LOC143071730 gene encoding katanin p60 ATPase-containing subunit A-like 2 isoform X8, producing MTGTMSELSYQTIRTANQAREADELRTDTRKKNLLILVLNYMYEEGYVEAAQALGRETNLDVNKYEVCDNIDLETIIMEYESYYYVKFAKYPKITKKLTSSAGDKRGAPQKSSISRTNSASLSRCRSSLGKNSASLTPSLPRIPQNGRPPSPPQQSGRPKSGTGRQTRQVQSSTRRPNGPEQSKSDKMVNGATLTNGDLGLTLQGLTVQGSNNNSESRVVDEPNKRLNKPGQIIDIRAMINDATKLNAEEGVDGQDRLLKPLGGYVGYNSEWRELAQSISRDIFVQNIDVKWDDIIGLDHAKRLSKEAVVYPIKYPQLFRGILSPWKGLLLYGPPGTGKTLLAKAIATECHTTFFNISATSIVSKWRGDSEKLVRVLFEMARFYAPSTIFIDELEAIMSQRGSQGGTSEHEGSRRMKTELLVQMDGLAKTDDLVFLLAASNLPWELDQAMLRRLEKRIIVDLPTLEARKAMFKFHLPSVVMPKEGGLELLSNVDYDVLAARTEYYSGSDLKLVCKEAAMRPVRKIFDALEKNEPGIEYNRLGELHLRLDTITTTDVLKAIERTRPSASINKEKYTQWQKDYESI from the exons ATGACTGGTACAATGTCGGAATTAAGCTATCAAACTATTCGTACTGCAAATCAAGCAAGAGAAGCG GATGAGTTACGAACAGATACCAGAAAGAAGAATCTGTTAATCCTGGTACTAAATTATATGTATGAAGAAGG ATATGTGGAAGCAGCACAAGCCTTAGGAAGAGAAACTAATTTAGATGTTAACAAATATGAAGTGTGTGACAACATTGATCTGGAGACCATTATTATGGAATATGAGTCTTATTACTATGTCAAATTTGCCAAGTATCCAAAAATCACCAAGAAACTAACCTCAAGTG CTGGTGATAAAAGAGGAGCCCCACAGAAATCTAGTATATCCAGAACTAACAG TGCAAGTTTAAGTCGATGTCGTTCAAGTTTAGG tAAAAACTCAGCATCTTTAACACCATCATTACCCAGAATACCACAGAATGGCCGACCTCCAAGTCCACCTCAGCAGTCTGGAAGACCTAAATCTGGAACTGGTAGACAAACAAGACAAGTTCAGTCCTCTACAAGAAGACCTAATGGACCAGAACAAAGCAAATCAGATAAAATG GTGAATGGTGCTACACTGACCAATGGTGACCTTGGTTTGACCTTGCAAGGGTTAACAGTACAAGGAAGTAATAACAATTCAGAAAGTCGGGTGGTGGATGAACCTAACAAGAGATTGAATAAA CCCGGTCAGATAATTGATATTAGAGCTATGATTAATGATGCTACCAAACTGAATGCTGAGGAAGGAGTTGATGGTCAG gACCGACTGTTAAAGCCTTTAGGTGGTTATGTAGGGTACAATAGTGAATGGAGAGAACTGGCTCAAAGTATTAGTAGG gATATATTTGTTCAAAACATAGATGTAAAGTGGGATGATATTATAGGTTTAGATCATGCTAAAAGATTATCTAAAGAAGCTGTTGTTTATCCTATAAAG tatcCACAATTATTTAGAGGTATACTGTCTCCATGGAAAGGATTGTTATTATATGGACCTCCAG GAACAGGAAAAACACTTTTAGCAAAAGCCATAGCAACAGAATGCCATACCACTTTCTTTAATATATCAGCTACAAGTATAGTTAGTAAATGGAGGGGGGACTCTGAAAAATTAGTCAGG GTGCTATTTGAGATGGCAAGATTTTATGCTCCATCTACAATCTTTATTGATGAATTGGAGGCCATTATGAGTCAAAGAGGATCTCAAGGGGGTACTAG TGAACATGAAGGCAGCAGGAGAATGAAAACAGAATTATTAGTACAGATGGATGGATTGGCCAAAACAGATGATCTTGTCTTTTTATTGGCTGCTTCTAATTTACCATG gGAGTTAGATCAAGCCATGCTTAGAAGATTAGAGAAGAGAATTATAGTAGATTTACCTACGTTAGAAGCCAGAAAAGCTATGTTTAAATTTCACCTTCCATCAGTAGTTATGCCTAAAGAAGGAGGATTAGAACTGTTATCTAATGTGGACTATGATGTATTAGCAGCT AGAACTGAATATTACTCTGGTTCAGATTTAAAGTTAGTATGTAAAGAAGCTGCCATGAGACctgtcagaaaaatatttgatGCACTAGAGAAAAATGAACCAG GAATTGAATATAATCGTTTAG GAGAGTTACATCTGCGTTTGGACACTATTACTACTACAGATGTTTTAAAAGCTATTGAAAGAACTAGACCGTCTGCTAGTATAAATAAAGAGAAATACACACAATGGCAAAAAGACTATGAATCAATATAG
- the LOC143071730 gene encoding katanin p60 ATPase-containing subunit A-like 2 isoform X2 — protein MTGTMSELSYQTIRTANQAREADELRTDTRKKNLLILVLNYMYEEGYVEAAQALGRETNLDVNKYEVCDNIDLETIIMEYESYYYVKFAKYPKITKKLTSSAGDKRGAPQKSSISRTNSASLSRCRSSLGMREHSFRARSSPRVRSPRIRSLSLSACKNSASLTPSLPRIPQNGRPPSPPQQSGRPKSGTGRQTRQVQSSTRRPNGPEQSKSDKMVNGATLTNGDLGLTLQGLTVQGSNNNSESRVVDEPNKRLNKPGQIIDIRAMINDATKLNAEEGVDGQDRLLKPLGGYVGYNSEWRELAQSISRDIFVQNIDVKWDDIIGLDHAKRLSKEAVVYPIKYPQLFRGILSPWKGLLLYGPPGTGKTLLAKAIATECHTTFFNISATSIVSKWRGDSEKLVRVLFEMARFYAPSTIFIDELEAIMSQRGSQGGTSEHEGSRRMKTELLVQMDGLAKTDDLVFLLAASNLPWELDQAMLRRLEKRIIVDLPTLEARKAMFKFHLPSVVMPKEGGLELLSNVDYDVLAARTEYYSGSDLKLVCKEAAMRPVRKIFDALEKNEPGELHLRLDTITTTDVLKAIERTRPSASINKEKYTQWQKDYESI, from the exons ATGACTGGTACAATGTCGGAATTAAGCTATCAAACTATTCGTACTGCAAATCAAGCAAGAGAAGCG GATGAGTTACGAACAGATACCAGAAAGAAGAATCTGTTAATCCTGGTACTAAATTATATGTATGAAGAAGG ATATGTGGAAGCAGCACAAGCCTTAGGAAGAGAAACTAATTTAGATGTTAACAAATATGAAGTGTGTGACAACATTGATCTGGAGACCATTATTATGGAATATGAGTCTTATTACTATGTCAAATTTGCCAAGTATCCAAAAATCACCAAGAAACTAACCTCAAGTG CTGGTGATAAAAGAGGAGCCCCACAGAAATCTAGTATATCCAGAACTAACAG TGCAAGTTTAAGTCGATGTCGTTCAAGTTTAGG cATGAGGGAACATAGTTTTCGTGCTAGATCATCCCCTCG AGTAAGATCGCCTCG AATACGGTCATTGTCCCTGTCCGCATG tAAAAACTCAGCATCTTTAACACCATCATTACCCAGAATACCACAGAATGGCCGACCTCCAAGTCCACCTCAGCAGTCTGGAAGACCTAAATCTGGAACTGGTAGACAAACAAGACAAGTTCAGTCCTCTACAAGAAGACCTAATGGACCAGAACAAAGCAAATCAGATAAAATG GTGAATGGTGCTACACTGACCAATGGTGACCTTGGTTTGACCTTGCAAGGGTTAACAGTACAAGGAAGTAATAACAATTCAGAAAGTCGGGTGGTGGATGAACCTAACAAGAGATTGAATAAA CCCGGTCAGATAATTGATATTAGAGCTATGATTAATGATGCTACCAAACTGAATGCTGAGGAAGGAGTTGATGGTCAG gACCGACTGTTAAAGCCTTTAGGTGGTTATGTAGGGTACAATAGTGAATGGAGAGAACTGGCTCAAAGTATTAGTAGG gATATATTTGTTCAAAACATAGATGTAAAGTGGGATGATATTATAGGTTTAGATCATGCTAAAAGATTATCTAAAGAAGCTGTTGTTTATCCTATAAAG tatcCACAATTATTTAGAGGTATACTGTCTCCATGGAAAGGATTGTTATTATATGGACCTCCAG GAACAGGAAAAACACTTTTAGCAAAAGCCATAGCAACAGAATGCCATACCACTTTCTTTAATATATCAGCTACAAGTATAGTTAGTAAATGGAGGGGGGACTCTGAAAAATTAGTCAGG GTGCTATTTGAGATGGCAAGATTTTATGCTCCATCTACAATCTTTATTGATGAATTGGAGGCCATTATGAGTCAAAGAGGATCTCAAGGGGGTACTAG TGAACATGAAGGCAGCAGGAGAATGAAAACAGAATTATTAGTACAGATGGATGGATTGGCCAAAACAGATGATCTTGTCTTTTTATTGGCTGCTTCTAATTTACCATG gGAGTTAGATCAAGCCATGCTTAGAAGATTAGAGAAGAGAATTATAGTAGATTTACCTACGTTAGAAGCCAGAAAAGCTATGTTTAAATTTCACCTTCCATCAGTAGTTATGCCTAAAGAAGGAGGATTAGAACTGTTATCTAATGTGGACTATGATGTATTAGCAGCT AGAACTGAATATTACTCTGGTTCAGATTTAAAGTTAGTATGTAAAGAAGCTGCCATGAGACctgtcagaaaaatatttgatGCACTAGAGAAAAATGAACCAG GAGAGTTACATCTGCGTTTGGACACTATTACTACTACAGATGTTTTAAAAGCTATTGAAAGAACTAGACCGTCTGCTAGTATAAATAAAGAGAAATACACACAATGGCAAAAAGACTATGAATCAATATAG
- the LOC143071730 gene encoding katanin p60 ATPase-containing subunit A-like 2 isoform X5 has protein sequence MTGTMSELSYQTIRTANQAREADELRTDTRKKNLLILVLNYMYEEGYVEAAQALGRETNLDVNKYEVCDNIDLETIIMEYESYYYVKFAKYPKITKKLTSSAGDKRGAPQKSSISRTNSMREHSFRARSSPRIRSLSLSACKNSASLTPSLPRIPQNGRPPSPPQQSGRPKSGTGRQTRQVQSSTRRPNGPEQSKSDKMVNGATLTNGDLGLTLQGLTVQGSNNNSESRVVDEPNKRLNKPGQIIDIRAMINDATKLNAEEGVDGQDRLLKPLGGYVGYNSEWRELAQSISRDIFVQNIDVKWDDIIGLDHAKRLSKEAVVYPIKYPQLFRGILSPWKGLLLYGPPGTGKTLLAKAIATECHTTFFNISATSIVSKWRGDSEKLVRVLFEMARFYAPSTIFIDELEAIMSQRGSQGGTSEHEGSRRMKTELLVQMDGLAKTDDLVFLLAASNLPWELDQAMLRRLEKRIIVDLPTLEARKAMFKFHLPSVVMPKEGGLELLSNVDYDVLAARTEYYSGSDLKLVCKEAAMRPVRKIFDALEKNEPGIEYNRLGELHLRLDTITTTDVLKAIERTRPSASINKEKYTQWQKDYESI, from the exons ATGACTGGTACAATGTCGGAATTAAGCTATCAAACTATTCGTACTGCAAATCAAGCAAGAGAAGCG GATGAGTTACGAACAGATACCAGAAAGAAGAATCTGTTAATCCTGGTACTAAATTATATGTATGAAGAAGG ATATGTGGAAGCAGCACAAGCCTTAGGAAGAGAAACTAATTTAGATGTTAACAAATATGAAGTGTGTGACAACATTGATCTGGAGACCATTATTATGGAATATGAGTCTTATTACTATGTCAAATTTGCCAAGTATCCAAAAATCACCAAGAAACTAACCTCAAGTG CTGGTGATAAAAGAGGAGCCCCACAGAAATCTAGTATATCCAGAACTAACAG cATGAGGGAACATAGTTTTCGTGCTAGATCATCCCCTCG AATACGGTCATTGTCCCTGTCCGCATG tAAAAACTCAGCATCTTTAACACCATCATTACCCAGAATACCACAGAATGGCCGACCTCCAAGTCCACCTCAGCAGTCTGGAAGACCTAAATCTGGAACTGGTAGACAAACAAGACAAGTTCAGTCCTCTACAAGAAGACCTAATGGACCAGAACAAAGCAAATCAGATAAAATG GTGAATGGTGCTACACTGACCAATGGTGACCTTGGTTTGACCTTGCAAGGGTTAACAGTACAAGGAAGTAATAACAATTCAGAAAGTCGGGTGGTGGATGAACCTAACAAGAGATTGAATAAA CCCGGTCAGATAATTGATATTAGAGCTATGATTAATGATGCTACCAAACTGAATGCTGAGGAAGGAGTTGATGGTCAG gACCGACTGTTAAAGCCTTTAGGTGGTTATGTAGGGTACAATAGTGAATGGAGAGAACTGGCTCAAAGTATTAGTAGG gATATATTTGTTCAAAACATAGATGTAAAGTGGGATGATATTATAGGTTTAGATCATGCTAAAAGATTATCTAAAGAAGCTGTTGTTTATCCTATAAAG tatcCACAATTATTTAGAGGTATACTGTCTCCATGGAAAGGATTGTTATTATATGGACCTCCAG GAACAGGAAAAACACTTTTAGCAAAAGCCATAGCAACAGAATGCCATACCACTTTCTTTAATATATCAGCTACAAGTATAGTTAGTAAATGGAGGGGGGACTCTGAAAAATTAGTCAGG GTGCTATTTGAGATGGCAAGATTTTATGCTCCATCTACAATCTTTATTGATGAATTGGAGGCCATTATGAGTCAAAGAGGATCTCAAGGGGGTACTAG TGAACATGAAGGCAGCAGGAGAATGAAAACAGAATTATTAGTACAGATGGATGGATTGGCCAAAACAGATGATCTTGTCTTTTTATTGGCTGCTTCTAATTTACCATG gGAGTTAGATCAAGCCATGCTTAGAAGATTAGAGAAGAGAATTATAGTAGATTTACCTACGTTAGAAGCCAGAAAAGCTATGTTTAAATTTCACCTTCCATCAGTAGTTATGCCTAAAGAAGGAGGATTAGAACTGTTATCTAATGTGGACTATGATGTATTAGCAGCT AGAACTGAATATTACTCTGGTTCAGATTTAAAGTTAGTATGTAAAGAAGCTGCCATGAGACctgtcagaaaaatatttgatGCACTAGAGAAAAATGAACCAG GAATTGAATATAATCGTTTAG GAGAGTTACATCTGCGTTTGGACACTATTACTACTACAGATGTTTTAAAAGCTATTGAAAGAACTAGACCGTCTGCTAGTATAAATAAAGAGAAATACACACAATGGCAAAAAGACTATGAATCAATATAG
- the LOC143071730 gene encoding katanin p60 ATPase-containing subunit A-like 2 isoform X7, which produces MTGTMSELSYQTIRTANQAREADELRTDTRKKNLLILVLNYMYEEGYVEAAQALGRETNLDVNKYEVCDNIDLETIIMEYESYYYVKFAKYPKITKKLTSSAGDKRGAPQKSSISRTNSMREHSFRARSSPRKNSASLTPSLPRIPQNGRPPSPPQQSGRPKSGTGRQTRQVQSSTRRPNGPEQSKSDKMVNGATLTNGDLGLTLQGLTVQGSNNNSESRVVDEPNKRLNKPGQIIDIRAMINDATKLNAEEGVDGQDRLLKPLGGYVGYNSEWRELAQSISRDIFVQNIDVKWDDIIGLDHAKRLSKEAVVYPIKYPQLFRGILSPWKGLLLYGPPGTGKTLLAKAIATECHTTFFNISATSIVSKWRGDSEKLVRVLFEMARFYAPSTIFIDELEAIMSQRGSQGGTSEHEGSRRMKTELLVQMDGLAKTDDLVFLLAASNLPWELDQAMLRRLEKRIIVDLPTLEARKAMFKFHLPSVVMPKEGGLELLSNVDYDVLAARTEYYSGSDLKLVCKEAAMRPVRKIFDALEKNEPGIEYNRLGELHLRLDTITTTDVLKAIERTRPSASINKEKYTQWQKDYESI; this is translated from the exons ATGACTGGTACAATGTCGGAATTAAGCTATCAAACTATTCGTACTGCAAATCAAGCAAGAGAAGCG GATGAGTTACGAACAGATACCAGAAAGAAGAATCTGTTAATCCTGGTACTAAATTATATGTATGAAGAAGG ATATGTGGAAGCAGCACAAGCCTTAGGAAGAGAAACTAATTTAGATGTTAACAAATATGAAGTGTGTGACAACATTGATCTGGAGACCATTATTATGGAATATGAGTCTTATTACTATGTCAAATTTGCCAAGTATCCAAAAATCACCAAGAAACTAACCTCAAGTG CTGGTGATAAAAGAGGAGCCCCACAGAAATCTAGTATATCCAGAACTAACAG cATGAGGGAACATAGTTTTCGTGCTAGATCATCCCCTCG tAAAAACTCAGCATCTTTAACACCATCATTACCCAGAATACCACAGAATGGCCGACCTCCAAGTCCACCTCAGCAGTCTGGAAGACCTAAATCTGGAACTGGTAGACAAACAAGACAAGTTCAGTCCTCTACAAGAAGACCTAATGGACCAGAACAAAGCAAATCAGATAAAATG GTGAATGGTGCTACACTGACCAATGGTGACCTTGGTTTGACCTTGCAAGGGTTAACAGTACAAGGAAGTAATAACAATTCAGAAAGTCGGGTGGTGGATGAACCTAACAAGAGATTGAATAAA CCCGGTCAGATAATTGATATTAGAGCTATGATTAATGATGCTACCAAACTGAATGCTGAGGAAGGAGTTGATGGTCAG gACCGACTGTTAAAGCCTTTAGGTGGTTATGTAGGGTACAATAGTGAATGGAGAGAACTGGCTCAAAGTATTAGTAGG gATATATTTGTTCAAAACATAGATGTAAAGTGGGATGATATTATAGGTTTAGATCATGCTAAAAGATTATCTAAAGAAGCTGTTGTTTATCCTATAAAG tatcCACAATTATTTAGAGGTATACTGTCTCCATGGAAAGGATTGTTATTATATGGACCTCCAG GAACAGGAAAAACACTTTTAGCAAAAGCCATAGCAACAGAATGCCATACCACTTTCTTTAATATATCAGCTACAAGTATAGTTAGTAAATGGAGGGGGGACTCTGAAAAATTAGTCAGG GTGCTATTTGAGATGGCAAGATTTTATGCTCCATCTACAATCTTTATTGATGAATTGGAGGCCATTATGAGTCAAAGAGGATCTCAAGGGGGTACTAG TGAACATGAAGGCAGCAGGAGAATGAAAACAGAATTATTAGTACAGATGGATGGATTGGCCAAAACAGATGATCTTGTCTTTTTATTGGCTGCTTCTAATTTACCATG gGAGTTAGATCAAGCCATGCTTAGAAGATTAGAGAAGAGAATTATAGTAGATTTACCTACGTTAGAAGCCAGAAAAGCTATGTTTAAATTTCACCTTCCATCAGTAGTTATGCCTAAAGAAGGAGGATTAGAACTGTTATCTAATGTGGACTATGATGTATTAGCAGCT AGAACTGAATATTACTCTGGTTCAGATTTAAAGTTAGTATGTAAAGAAGCTGCCATGAGACctgtcagaaaaatatttgatGCACTAGAGAAAAATGAACCAG GAATTGAATATAATCGTTTAG GAGAGTTACATCTGCGTTTGGACACTATTACTACTACAGATGTTTTAAAAGCTATTGAAAGAACTAGACCGTCTGCTAGTATAAATAAAGAGAAATACACACAATGGCAAAAAGACTATGAATCAATATAG
- the LOC143071730 gene encoding katanin p60 ATPase-containing subunit A-like 2 isoform X6, with protein MTGTMSELSYQTIRTANQAREADELRTDTRKKNLLILVLNYMYEEGYVEAAQALGRETNLDVNKYEVCDNIDLETIIMEYESYYYVKFAKYPKITKKLTSSAGDKRGAPQKSSISRTNSMREHSFRARSSPRVRSPRKNSASLTPSLPRIPQNGRPPSPPQQSGRPKSGTGRQTRQVQSSTRRPNGPEQSKSDKMVNGATLTNGDLGLTLQGLTVQGSNNNSESRVVDEPNKRLNKPGQIIDIRAMINDATKLNAEEGVDGQDRLLKPLGGYVGYNSEWRELAQSISRDIFVQNIDVKWDDIIGLDHAKRLSKEAVVYPIKYPQLFRGILSPWKGLLLYGPPGTGKTLLAKAIATECHTTFFNISATSIVSKWRGDSEKLVRVLFEMARFYAPSTIFIDELEAIMSQRGSQGGTSEHEGSRRMKTELLVQMDGLAKTDDLVFLLAASNLPWELDQAMLRRLEKRIIVDLPTLEARKAMFKFHLPSVVMPKEGGLELLSNVDYDVLAARTEYYSGSDLKLVCKEAAMRPVRKIFDALEKNEPGIEYNRLGELHLRLDTITTTDVLKAIERTRPSASINKEKYTQWQKDYESI; from the exons ATGACTGGTACAATGTCGGAATTAAGCTATCAAACTATTCGTACTGCAAATCAAGCAAGAGAAGCG GATGAGTTACGAACAGATACCAGAAAGAAGAATCTGTTAATCCTGGTACTAAATTATATGTATGAAGAAGG ATATGTGGAAGCAGCACAAGCCTTAGGAAGAGAAACTAATTTAGATGTTAACAAATATGAAGTGTGTGACAACATTGATCTGGAGACCATTATTATGGAATATGAGTCTTATTACTATGTCAAATTTGCCAAGTATCCAAAAATCACCAAGAAACTAACCTCAAGTG CTGGTGATAAAAGAGGAGCCCCACAGAAATCTAGTATATCCAGAACTAACAG cATGAGGGAACATAGTTTTCGTGCTAGATCATCCCCTCG AGTAAGATCGCCTCG tAAAAACTCAGCATCTTTAACACCATCATTACCCAGAATACCACAGAATGGCCGACCTCCAAGTCCACCTCAGCAGTCTGGAAGACCTAAATCTGGAACTGGTAGACAAACAAGACAAGTTCAGTCCTCTACAAGAAGACCTAATGGACCAGAACAAAGCAAATCAGATAAAATG GTGAATGGTGCTACACTGACCAATGGTGACCTTGGTTTGACCTTGCAAGGGTTAACAGTACAAGGAAGTAATAACAATTCAGAAAGTCGGGTGGTGGATGAACCTAACAAGAGATTGAATAAA CCCGGTCAGATAATTGATATTAGAGCTATGATTAATGATGCTACCAAACTGAATGCTGAGGAAGGAGTTGATGGTCAG gACCGACTGTTAAAGCCTTTAGGTGGTTATGTAGGGTACAATAGTGAATGGAGAGAACTGGCTCAAAGTATTAGTAGG gATATATTTGTTCAAAACATAGATGTAAAGTGGGATGATATTATAGGTTTAGATCATGCTAAAAGATTATCTAAAGAAGCTGTTGTTTATCCTATAAAG tatcCACAATTATTTAGAGGTATACTGTCTCCATGGAAAGGATTGTTATTATATGGACCTCCAG GAACAGGAAAAACACTTTTAGCAAAAGCCATAGCAACAGAATGCCATACCACTTTCTTTAATATATCAGCTACAAGTATAGTTAGTAAATGGAGGGGGGACTCTGAAAAATTAGTCAGG GTGCTATTTGAGATGGCAAGATTTTATGCTCCATCTACAATCTTTATTGATGAATTGGAGGCCATTATGAGTCAAAGAGGATCTCAAGGGGGTACTAG TGAACATGAAGGCAGCAGGAGAATGAAAACAGAATTATTAGTACAGATGGATGGATTGGCCAAAACAGATGATCTTGTCTTTTTATTGGCTGCTTCTAATTTACCATG gGAGTTAGATCAAGCCATGCTTAGAAGATTAGAGAAGAGAATTATAGTAGATTTACCTACGTTAGAAGCCAGAAAAGCTATGTTTAAATTTCACCTTCCATCAGTAGTTATGCCTAAAGAAGGAGGATTAGAACTGTTATCTAATGTGGACTATGATGTATTAGCAGCT AGAACTGAATATTACTCTGGTTCAGATTTAAAGTTAGTATGTAAAGAAGCTGCCATGAGACctgtcagaaaaatatttgatGCACTAGAGAAAAATGAACCAG GAATTGAATATAATCGTTTAG GAGAGTTACATCTGCGTTTGGACACTATTACTACTACAGATGTTTTAAAAGCTATTGAAAGAACTAGACCGTCTGCTAGTATAAATAAAGAGAAATACACACAATGGCAAAAAGACTATGAATCAATATAG
- the LOC143071730 gene encoding katanin p60 ATPase-containing subunit A-like 2 isoform X10 yields the protein MTGTMSELSYQTIRTANQAREADELRTDTRKKNLLILVLNYMYEEGYVEAAQALGRETNLDVNKYEVCDNIDLETIIMEYESYYYVKFAKYPKITKKLTSSAGDKRGAPQKSSISRTNSKNSASLTPSLPRIPQNGRPPSPPQQSGRPKSGTGRQTRQVQSSTRRPNGPEQSKSDKMVNGATLTNGDLGLTLQGLTVQGSNNNSESRVVDEPNKRLNKPGQIIDIRAMINDATKLNAEEGVDGQDRLLKPLGGYVGYNSEWRELAQSISRDIFVQNIDVKWDDIIGLDHAKRLSKEAVVYPIKYPQLFRGILSPWKGLLLYGPPGTGKTLLAKAIATECHTTFFNISATSIVSKWRGDSEKLVRVLFEMARFYAPSTIFIDELEAIMSQRGSQGGTSEHEGSRRMKTELLVQMDGLAKTDDLVFLLAASNLPWELDQAMLRRLEKRIIVDLPTLEARKAMFKFHLPSVVMPKEGGLELLSNVDYDVLAARTEYYSGSDLKLVCKEAAMRPVRKIFDALEKNEPGELHLRLDTITTTDVLKAIERTRPSASINKEKYTQWQKDYESI from the exons ATGACTGGTACAATGTCGGAATTAAGCTATCAAACTATTCGTACTGCAAATCAAGCAAGAGAAGCG GATGAGTTACGAACAGATACCAGAAAGAAGAATCTGTTAATCCTGGTACTAAATTATATGTATGAAGAAGG ATATGTGGAAGCAGCACAAGCCTTAGGAAGAGAAACTAATTTAGATGTTAACAAATATGAAGTGTGTGACAACATTGATCTGGAGACCATTATTATGGAATATGAGTCTTATTACTATGTCAAATTTGCCAAGTATCCAAAAATCACCAAGAAACTAACCTCAAGTG CTGGTGATAAAAGAGGAGCCCCACAGAAATCTAGTATATCCAGAACTAACAG tAAAAACTCAGCATCTTTAACACCATCATTACCCAGAATACCACAGAATGGCCGACCTCCAAGTCCACCTCAGCAGTCTGGAAGACCTAAATCTGGAACTGGTAGACAAACAAGACAAGTTCAGTCCTCTACAAGAAGACCTAATGGACCAGAACAAAGCAAATCAGATAAAATG GTGAATGGTGCTACACTGACCAATGGTGACCTTGGTTTGACCTTGCAAGGGTTAACAGTACAAGGAAGTAATAACAATTCAGAAAGTCGGGTGGTGGATGAACCTAACAAGAGATTGAATAAA CCCGGTCAGATAATTGATATTAGAGCTATGATTAATGATGCTACCAAACTGAATGCTGAGGAAGGAGTTGATGGTCAG gACCGACTGTTAAAGCCTTTAGGTGGTTATGTAGGGTACAATAGTGAATGGAGAGAACTGGCTCAAAGTATTAGTAGG gATATATTTGTTCAAAACATAGATGTAAAGTGGGATGATATTATAGGTTTAGATCATGCTAAAAGATTATCTAAAGAAGCTGTTGTTTATCCTATAAAG tatcCACAATTATTTAGAGGTATACTGTCTCCATGGAAAGGATTGTTATTATATGGACCTCCAG GAACAGGAAAAACACTTTTAGCAAAAGCCATAGCAACAGAATGCCATACCACTTTCTTTAATATATCAGCTACAAGTATAGTTAGTAAATGGAGGGGGGACTCTGAAAAATTAGTCAGG GTGCTATTTGAGATGGCAAGATTTTATGCTCCATCTACAATCTTTATTGATGAATTGGAGGCCATTATGAGTCAAAGAGGATCTCAAGGGGGTACTAG TGAACATGAAGGCAGCAGGAGAATGAAAACAGAATTATTAGTACAGATGGATGGATTGGCCAAAACAGATGATCTTGTCTTTTTATTGGCTGCTTCTAATTTACCATG gGAGTTAGATCAAGCCATGCTTAGAAGATTAGAGAAGAGAATTATAGTAGATTTACCTACGTTAGAAGCCAGAAAAGCTATGTTTAAATTTCACCTTCCATCAGTAGTTATGCCTAAAGAAGGAGGATTAGAACTGTTATCTAATGTGGACTATGATGTATTAGCAGCT AGAACTGAATATTACTCTGGTTCAGATTTAAAGTTAGTATGTAAAGAAGCTGCCATGAGACctgtcagaaaaatatttgatGCACTAGAGAAAAATGAACCAG GAGAGTTACATCTGCGTTTGGACACTATTACTACTACAGATGTTTTAAAAGCTATTGAAAGAACTAGACCGTCTGCTAGTATAAATAAAGAGAAATACACACAATGGCAAAAAGACTATGAATCAATATAG